Genomic window (Ananas comosus cultivar F153 linkage group 1, ASM154086v1, whole genome shotgun sequence):
gaaaatccaaaaatacatgttttatatgtatttgtgcgtgagtgtttccttctattggaagaaggttggattttgtcgtgaatccgtggtcgatcgagatgaatcgaaggtgtagctttgttgtctccgaggtgctgatcgcactggtgcaatccgttcgcaaatctgacggacggatctgcggagatcgcgcgttgatcgaggagaggtcggtgttggcaaaacggtagtttcgcaaaagtcgcgacattttatgtaccgtttcgcgtgaaatcgcACGTAGAGGGgtattcgcgcgttttactTGTGCTGTGAGGGACTGGGTAAGAAATACCAAGCTTCggtggacttttgtgcaaaattgcacttagtatacaatgtgcatctagggtttctatgcacgaaaccctagatctggCCGACCCTGTCTCCCAGCTGTGCCCTAACCGCCATCTGCAGGTCCATGCCCTAGCAGTGCGCGCAGTCCGGCCGCCGGCAAGcttccccggccgccggaaacctGGATCGGTCTCTCCTCTACCATCTTCTCCACCTAGCCACCACATTCGTTGGTCTTCGAGCTCGTGagggaacatggccatgtgccGAACGACATAGCCATGTTCCGGTTTGGGCACCCGTGGTTGGAGGACAGCGCGTAGGACTTGGCCATGTCTGCCtgggaacatggccatgtcgttcgCTGAAGGGTGCCACCAACATGGCCATGTCTGGTtgggaacatggccatgtcgtcTCATTTTTAAGACGTTAAAGCGTCTAAAATTGTGTCTTTCTACTGGAGTGCAGCGTGTCTCAGGCAAAGCGCAGATAAACTGCGGTTGCGTTGAGCTCGAACAGAGCTGTGAGAGGTCTCGACAGCTGTTCAGGGGTGACTGTCTTTGACCCAGAGTGTAGGCCGCTGACACCCTTCGTGTACTCGCTGTGCTTCAAGTCGGTGCATCGCGCGTGTCGCGGATTTAGTGTAGATTGTGCGTTTGGCCCCTTGGCAACTGGGGCTGCCTCCACTCTTGCTACGAGTCGTGCCTCATTGCTACTAGCACGAGTGAAGGTGACAGTAGCCCCATGGAAGCCTAACGGGCTTTCCACTGGCCTTGGGATTTGATGTCACGACCTTGAATTTTGTCATCGTATGGCCTCACGTCCCTCGATCCCAACCGGCGGCCGCCGGCCTGCCGCCCGCGAGGCCGGCCCCTTCCCACGCCGTGCAGCCTCCCCAGGCCCCGTTCACGACCGGCCGCCGCCCACCGCCGGCCACCGCGCCGCCTCCTCTAGGTTAGGAGCTGAACGAGAGCCCAAGTTCCCAAgggccgccgcgccgccgccggcctTCTCCAGCCCCACCGCTGCTTGGCCGCCGCCTCCGGCTCCTCTTCCGCCACGTTGGGGGccaaccgccgccgccgcgaacCTTCGGCTCGCCCGGGCTGGAGCCGGGCGTACCCAGACCCGCCGGCGTCCACTGGAGTCGCCGCTGGCCGCCGCGCGCCCCTGCCGCC
Coding sequences:
- the LOC109721532 gene encoding WAS/WASL-interacting protein family member 1-like, whose translation is MASRPSIPTGGRRPAAREAGPFPRRAASPGPVHDRPPPTAGHRAASSRLGAEREPKFPRAAAPPPAFSSPTAAWPPPPAPLPPRWGPTAAAANLRLARAGAGRTQTRRRPLESPLAAARPCRPLLARPNGLQRPQLSSRRNGFSPQPPSPYGSSGSEPDPLTPTGVHRPRRGRRARPPLPAVPAAAPQGPPTAKGRARRRPAPPPPGCRSRSRRV